In Terriglobales bacterium, the genomic window CAGACCGGGTTACACCCTGTTTATCGATCCGGGCGTGACATTTACCCATGGCCGCCACACTTTTTGGGTAAATACACCGGTTCGTATCCATCAGGACTTCAAGCGGAGCGTGGCCGACATCGAAGACAACCGCCTGGGTGGCGGAGACTTGGCAAAGTACCTGGTTCTTACCGGCTACAGCATCCGGTTTTGAAGTTCGTCTCAGACGGCGAGGTCGGTCCGGATTGCAGGAGGAGACAGGCAAAGGGGTTTTTCACTGCAATTTGAGTTTGGCTAGAATCTCTTGAAACCGAGGGTCTTTCCGCAGGGGATCCAGGCGAGGTTCCTCCGCGAGAACCACCATCGGCCATTCACGGTTCTTAAAGGCCTCCTGCATGTACCTCATGGCTACTTGGTTGTCCTTGAGAGCGATGTGCACTACGGCCAAGTTGTACGCCGGCACGAAAGTATTCTTAGACCTCTCTTGCAGCCGCCCCAAGATCTGGCGGGCCTCAGTTTGGCGGCCGGCGGCAGCAAGGCTGTATGCCATTTCGGTCAGCCCGAGCGTACTGTCGGGCATTGATTGAAGGATCTTCTCCGAGGTTGCAATGGCTTCCCGGTGCATTCCCTTCTGCGAATAAACTCGCCCCAGCCAAAAGTAGGTCCTGCTGTAGTTGGGATCTAGCTGCAGCGCTTTTTGACCCTGCCAAACCGCTTGATCATAGTTGCGGGCGTAATACAGAGTTCGAACTACTTCCGCATTATTAGGCAGAGATAGGGGGTCCAGTCGCATGGCCTCGTTTATTTGTTGTACTGCTTCATGGTGACGTCCGGTTGAGCCAAAAAGGGCGGCATAGATGCGGTGCGCCATCGAGTAACTGGGATTCAGCGCAATTGCTCGTTTTAACTCGTCCTCGGCTCCAGACCAGTTCCATTCCGATCGGGACAGCGCCAAGGCGAGCGAAACGTGCGATTCTGCCAGATTGTCTCCCAAAGACACGGCCCGGCGTGCCGCCTCGAGGCCTTTAGGGTTACCATCCCTTGTCGGCATGGAATCCGTTATTACTAGGAAATGATAAGCGTCGGCTACCCCAGAATAGGCTTCCGCAAAGTTCGGGTCGCGCTCGATGGCTTTCTCGAAGTACGTAATCGCCTTCCGGTAGCCTTCCGGCGTAAATTGGTTCCAGAAGAACCGCCCCCGCAGATAGGCTTCGTTTGCCTCAGCGTCGAGTGGATGCGCTTTCGCACGGCCACTGTAAGTCGGACTGAGCTTTACTTCGATCTGTTCCGCTACCGCCTGGGCTACCTCTTCTTGCAATTCAATCGAGTGACTGATGTGCCGGTCGTAGCTATGTGCCCACACATGCACTTGGTCATTAACCCGGATGAGTTGCACGCTGATCCGTACCTGGTTCCCATCGCGACGGACGCTGCTTTCGAGGACATAGCCGACGCCCAATTCGCTTCCAATCTGTTTCACGCTCTTCGAGCTATGCTTGTAGGCCATCGTCGTGGTGCGAGCGATTACGCCAAGTTGGTCGGGGCTTAATGCTCCCAGTTGACCAATCA contains:
- a CDS encoding tetratricopeptide repeat protein; protein product: MSTSASSRILRFGPFETEVQAGELRKRGLKVRLQEQPFQILVMLLERPGELVTRQEIHQKLWPADTFVDFDHGLNNAINRLREALGDSAETPRFIETLPKKGYRFIAAVTGDQPPAEAEYPAVEGTPVAKPVTIPDNIEEVSKAQPRFLVTTLVCCFALGLAAIAFLGWRRIRAGPPPVSGHVMLAVLPFQNLSGDPSQDYFSDGLTEEMIGQLGALSPDQLGVIARTTTMAYKHSSKSVKQIGSELGVGYVLESSVRRDGNQVRISVQLIRVNDQVHVWAHSYDRHISHSIELQEEVAQAVAEQIEVKLSPTYSGRAKAHPLDAEANEAYLRGRFFWNQFTPEGYRKAITYFEKAIERDPNFAEAYSGVADAYHFLVITDSMPTRDGNPKGLEAARRAVSLGDNLAESHVSLALALSRSEWNWSGAEDELKRAIALNPSYSMAHRIYAALFGSTGRHHEAVQQINEAMRLDPLSLPNNAEVVRTLYYARNYDQAVWQGQKALQLDPNYSRTYFWLGRVYSQKGMHREAIATSEKILQSMPDSTLGLTEMAYSLAAAGRQTEARQILGRLQERSKNTFVPAYNLAVVHIALKDNQVAMRYMQEAFKNREWPMVVLAEEPRLDPLRKDPRFQEILAKLKLQ